The following proteins are co-located in the Scomber scombrus chromosome 2, fScoSco1.1, whole genome shotgun sequence genome:
- the LOC134001891 gene encoding nuclear factor 7, brain-like, protein MVKKEGLLPPTVMHNDPLIYFLLEKVSTQHHSRSGLGHFYEETSRPQEELRTSVNGLRKKMIQYEKAAQTCNHSAKHNQAEIKLTEEQMKKEFERLHRFLREEEEARILALKKEQEEKKRELHERTNRISQMIKSLGNKIQLIEEELDADGDGVTFLQQYQDEGKSTQTGHREPMKICRLLLNVAKHLGNIQYAVWDKMKHIATYTPVTLDPRTAGKSLRVSTGLNSVQISPEPSLGHEENQSIPANPERFHPYSCILAKEGYNSGVHCWDIEVGDTVNWTVGVATHSVSRGEEFEACPEAGLWCISLRDGEYRALTTPSQILHLDKSHHLKRVRVRLDWDEEKLEFMNSDTHIHLFTFRHRFVEKVYPYLETISACGGLAVLAARVNVSMESYHIPVEDTGPKESQESESSAEERIITSVTNNNKKTLDYLHVAEDKNLSVHSKSEEKNTKPESPTCKQKLKTKSAGGEKTSGNKPAVKKQPTRKPRFNVTYHVSLNRALNIIKNESCKPPRNPDQSC, encoded by the exons GAGGAGCTCAGAACATCTGTAAACGGATTGAGGAAGAAGATGATTCAATATGAGAAAGCTGCACAGACCTGTAACCATTCTGCAAAACACAACCAG GCTGAGATCAAACTGACAGAGGAACAGATGAAAAAGGAGTTTGAGAGACTTCACCGGTTTTTgcgagaggaggaagaagccAGGATACTTGCACTCAAGAAGgaacaggaggagaagaagagagagttgCATGAAAGGACGAACAGAATCAGTCAGATGATAAAATCTCTGGGAAACAAGATCCAGCTGATTGAAGAGGAGCTAGATGCAGATGGAGATGGGGTTACATTTTTACAG CAATACCAAGACGAAGGAAAAAG CACTCAGACAGGTCACAGAGAGCCAATGAAGATTTGCAGACTTCTACTAAATGTGGCTAAACATCTGGGAAACATCCAGTATGCTGTCTGGGACAAGATGAAACACATCGCCACCTACA CTCCAGTGACACTGGACCCAAGAACAGCTGGCAAGTCCCTGAGAGTGTCTACTGGACTGAACAGTGTCCAGATTTCTCCTGAACCCTCACTGGGGCATGAAGAGAATCAAAGTATCCCAGCCAACCCAGAACGTTTTCACCCTTACTCCTGCATCCTGGCAAAAGAAGGCTACAACTCCGGGGTACACTGTTGGGATATTGAG GTTGGTGACACCGTTAACTGGACAGTCGGTGTTGCTACTCACTCAGTGTCCAGAGGAGAAGAGTTCGAGGCATGTCCAGAGGCAGGGCTCTGGTGTATCAGCCTGCGGGACGGCGAGTATCGAGCTCTCACCACTCCCTCTCAGATCCTTCACCTGGACAAGTCACACCACCTAAAGAGAGTCCGAGTGAGGCTGGACTGGGATGAAGAGAAGCTGGAATTCATGAACAGTGATACTCACATACATCTGTTCACGTTTAGACATCGCTTTGTTGAAAAGGTGTACCCATACTTGGAGACCATATCTGCGTGCGGGGGCCTTGCTGTGTTGGCAGCGAGAGTGAACGTCAGCATGGAGTCATATCACATCCCTGTTGAAGACACTGGCCCTAAAGAGAGTCAGGAAAGTGAATCCTCCGCTGAAGAAAGAATCATCACTTCAgttacaaacaacaacaaaaagacgTTAGATTACCTACATGTGGCAGAAGACAAAAACCTATCAGTTCATTCTAAGAGTGAGGAGAAAAACACCAAACCTGAGAGCCCCACCTGTAAGCAGAAGCTCAAAACTAAATctgctggaggagaaaagaCATCAGGCAACAAACCTGCTGTTAAAAAACAGCCAACCAGGAAGCCCAGGTTTAATGTGACCTACCATGTTTCACTGAACCGAGCCCTAAACATCATCAAAAATGAATCCTGCAAACCGCCAAGAAATCCAGATCAATCCTGTTGA